A stretch of DNA from Anopheles ziemanni chromosome 3, idAnoZiCoDA_A2_x.2, whole genome shotgun sequence:
AGAATGATGTTCCTTCGAGTTCCTCGCCGGCAAAACAGATCGCTGGCCGTGCAACTCCTCCTCGTCAGACTAGACCGAATCGCACATCGAAACGCAACAATGTTACTCTTCCGGCGGACACTTCTGTGACGACCGCCAACGAGCAGCCGTCGATACCGCAGCGCAAATCTACTAGAAACAAAACACGTTAGAAGCAGTTGATTGCCGGTAAGATAAAATTTAAGCCGattgggggagggagggggaaagcAATTCACATTCAATATTTTGTCTTTTACGTATCATTAATACAACGTAATACTGTGCCAGAAAGCCCGAAACGTTACCCATTGTGGGTGACCACCGCCCATTTGCATCGTAGGGCGTTGTCTTCAAAAGACACACGTTCGTTAATGTAAGGTACATACACGGGGGGGGCTTTATCTCAATCCAGATTATCCGGGTATCTATGCATTCGTTGCCAATCAGCTCGAGCAAGACTCAGTGCATGACACGAGCTGGTTGGGATAGCGTTCgacgttttcttttgttgcaaaagtataatatttgtttgtaaatcCAGAAGAATGTTATTTCCCTCAGTCAAACCAcataaaatgttttcactgtcctatatatattttcttctaGTAACCTCTGTTGCCACCAGAAAACTAACAAGTATAGGCAGAATCGTTTGCGTGCGTGGTGGTCGAATTAAGTGTAGATATGTATTTCCATGTATATTAAATCCTTGCGTATTTGTACGAAAATAAATCACATGTCGTTATCAGTGTGATAGCTTTTTATTATAGCATAaaactacttttttttattcgcgaATAGAAGGATCAGTTCCAGACTTACAATATACGGTAAaaccacacaaacaaacaaacacacaaagtcGACAGTTTAATTCTCGTCCTGCATTTACGATAGTGTTAGCCATAGCCGAGAGGAGGAAAGCATTTCACTGAAGCTACGTTATCgatattttttatatgaaaaaatcaaacgctCCATAGGTCCACGCGACATAATATACGACATAACCAGACGCGGTGTCTTCGAGTAATTTGAAATTTCTGTTACTATTATAGCATGGTtccagaagcaaaaaaaaaaagaatgctcAAAAACACGACTCATACAAAACTTGCGGAAATGGTAACAAAATAAAGGTAATCATTGTCAAATCACACACAATGTTTTGGCTCCTCACTTCTTCATGCCTCCTCCAGCGCCCATCGATTTGCTTCCGCCCCCTTTCGTGCCCGGGAAGTCAATCAGGATGACCGAAAGCCCGGCGCTCATGCGATTGTCGAACGattttgcaatatcttccGAAGAGTCCGTGTTCCGCGATGACGTTGTTGTGCAGATGGACAGGCGTGATGCTAAGCAATGAAATGGGACAAGACATGGAGTCAGAATGGATCATCATCTCTTGCGCTTACGCACTTACCTTGTTTCGATGAAATTGTATCAACACGACCGCTATACTCGGTTCCGTGTGAATTCTCACTCCGCCATGAAATCTGGCTCTTCGTGCGCTTAATCAGCGGCAACCGTAAACCACGCTCGTAACAATGCTTGCTAATCGATGCCGCCAATTCCGAATTGTGCTCGACCAAATCGGCCAAATGTTGCAGTGCAATCCCGTTCCGTTCCTCCAGCTCCTTCAGGTTTAGATCCTTCTGGAAGATCAGCATCAGATCGTCATCGTTCGTCTTTGCCTTGGCCGCTTTAATGGCCAGCTTCAGTTCCCGCTCGGCTCGTTGGATTTTGGTTCGCTGATCCAGCAACTCTTTTTGAATTCGTAGCAGCACATCGTTGCTGTCGAGACGCTCCTTTTGGGCTTGCTCGAGGGCTTTGTCGTTTTGCTCGCGACACTCGTTCAAGTCGTGCAAGTTCTCCGTATTCATGGCTAGATCGGAACGAACCGCTTTCAAGGCGGCCACCGCCTTGCAATAGTCCGCCTGGATGTTCTCCATTGCAATCATGTCGGGATTTTCGTCTTCCACTTTCTGAAAACCGCGCTTGTACTTCTCGTTCGAATAATTCATCACCTTCAGCGTGTTCTCGAGTGCCTTTAGGTCCTCCTCCGCCTTTAGTATCTTCACGTTCAACTCACTGCCCTCGCGTAGCAGCATGTACTTCTCCTGGgccgttttgatttttatctgcGTTGCCGTCACAATCGAGCCATCCTcattttttcccagcaaatcCAACGACAGTTCGTAGCGATTTTTCAACTGATCAATTTTAAGCGTCCGCTCCGTAATGTCCGCCTTCAGCTGGGCTCGCTCTTCGGCAAGATATTTGCGTCGCAACTGGAGCATATTCCTCTGTGCGCTGATGTCCACCATGCGCTTGCTGATGGCCGCCTCCAGCTCCATCCGGTGCCGCTCGAGCGTGTACATCTTATCGCTCTGGTTCTCGAGCTGTCGCTCCATCTGCTTGATGCGCATCTTCAGCAAGCTCTTCTCGACCAGTCGCTCCTGGTTCTCGATCGTACATTGACGCACCTTCTTCTCACCACCCTCCACAATCAGTGTCTTTTCCTTCCACTTGCCGGTCATACGCTCAATTTCGGCGGCGTCCTGCTGATAGACCAAACTCGATTGTCTATATTCCTGTTGCGTCCTTGCCGTTTCCCCCAGGAGGGTGGTTAAATGTTCGTTACGCTGGGCGAGCACTGCCGCGGCGTACACCAACTTTGCGTGGACACGATTTTCCTCTTCCTGCCTGTCGCCCGCCCCCTTCATGTTGGCGATTCTTGCCTGCACCTTCTCCATGCTGTAGTCCACATCGTAGGAGATTTCAATCTGCCGGGCGAT
This window harbors:
- the LOC131289179 gene encoding coiled-coil domain-containing protein 39, whose amino-acid sequence is MLDSQPYIIRVMEEMGLADGGFIPIANEENKRFLEYINRLGEKKTQSSGKLQISDQRLGNLKVHLKNAQIEFEHNSKLIGAEKSQISTEDGLLKVASNDRAYFRQQVLEVKKSHSDLEKHDHRAQGDMTKLTANVEKYTESIKWAKGALLEWKQVMGSGEETNKLILKYSKLDTSRAESLEAKRKQLENKIAQRRAVLVTLYEEYKSLEQVLERTSQLFRLAHHERRQLVRTWKEAVKHMNQRERYIKDVEAEIDTARDVTDKLQGDMQAQVEFLEEQQRNNQEIEIRIGDLNVEVSKLRNRLTILNDSVQLKTNEYQVTRKSVQNLSNKLSAMRSRNNHALNEEDQKKNQIHTNLSELEILRDKLDNFRSKSMCAQERLRQLNEMVESEEKQIRAMETETTRLSTALYRAQQQLFAMKEEDKLLKTEVYSTESGIGKIRAAKKALTKEIARQIEISYDVDYSMEKVQARIANMKGAGDRQEEENRVHAKLVYAAAVLAQRNEHLTTLLGETARTQQEYRQSSLVYQQDAAEIERMTGKWKEKTLIVEGGEKKVRQCTIENQERLVEKSLLKMRIKQMERQLENQSDKMYTLERHRMELEAAISKRMVDISAQRNMLQLRRKYLAEERAQLKADITERTLKIDQLKNRYELSLDLLGKNEDGSIVTATQIKIKTAQEKYMLLREGSELNVKILKAEEDLKALENTLKVMNYSNEKYKRGFQKVEDENPDMIAMENIQADYCKAVAALKAVRSDLAMNTENLHDLNECREQNDKALEQAQKERLDSNDVLLRIQKELLDQRTKIQRAERELKLAIKAAKAKTNDDDLMLIFQKDLNLKELEERNGIALQHLADLVEHNSELAASISKHCYERGLRLPLIKRTKSQISWRSENSHGTEYSGRVDTISSKQASRLSICTTTSSRNTDSSEDIAKSFDNRMSAGLSVILIDFPGTKGGGSKSMGAGGGMKK